The Thalassomonas actiniarum genome contains the following window.
CTGTATTTTATATTGCTCCTGCACCAGCAGGTTGTCCACCCGGGTGCGGTGCTCGTATTCCCACGGCGCCTTGTTCTCACCCTGATAGTCTTTGCCGTGTTCAACAACGCGGCCACGTTCTATCATCAGGGTTTTATGGCCGCGCTCGCATAATTCTTTCGCGGCCCAGCCGCCACTGACTCCTGAGCCGATAACGATGGCATCAAAAACTTCACTCGACTGGTTTATATATAATTTATCGTTCATTGTTAGTAACCTAGTCCTAATGAGCCCCAGCTTTTATCGCTCGGTTTATAAGGGATTGAGCCTTTAAAGCCGCCGGGAATGGCCTGATAACGCAGCTCCTGGCTTGCGCCTGCTTCTGAGGTATAAAAGCCAAAACAAATCAAGCTCTTGAGGCTTTTAAATTGTGTTTGTTGTGCTGTGGTAAATGCTTGTTGCGCCGAGTCGAGATCGGTTAAAAGCTGAAATTGCTGTGTTGGCGTAAGTTGCACAAATGTACCGGAGTAGCGCTTTATTGCCTGTTGCTCAATCAGGGCAAGGGTTGCCAAGGCTTCCTGCTGTTTTTCTTTTCCGTAACAATGATAGAGCTGATTATCAATAAAGCCGTGGGTGTCGACATCTGCTGCGCTCGGGGTTTGTGTTCTCGGGATTACGGTGGCGCAAACCTGCTTGAGGCAGTTTAGTTCGGCCCGGGTAAAGACTTTTCCGTCTTGGGTGATGTTCCCTGGCGCAGGAGAATAAGCCATTGCCACAGAAATGGCATTAGGTGTCAGTAAGGATGTTGCGGCAGCGGTGCCGATTATTTTACTTAGATCGCTTAAAAACTCACGTCTGGATCTGGTTTTTTTCATTATCTACCTTCCTGTTAACTTAAATCGTTTCCATGCCTGTGTTGCCTGTCCAGCAAAAGCACTATAGTGCACCAGGAATTAACGGCCACAGCCTGGTTTTCAAACTAACTTGCCTAATCCTAAATTGCCGGCAGGCCCCTGTGTTAGGACATAATCGGTTTGTTATAAGACAAAATCGGCGCTAAATTTCAGTTGTTTTTTTATCTTGTTGATTTTTAGCTATTATTTTTGTTTGAAATCGTTAGTATAAAGTATACTAAATTGTGGGCGAATAAATAAACGGCTAAATCTGCCGATAACCAGCGTAAAGTTTCTGGGCTTGGTTTGAGCTTGCTGTGTTTATTTACCCGGGAAAGGACTGCTCTTTGACCGCTATCAAGGTTTGCAGGTGGCGAGTGGAATATAATGATGATTGAATAGTCGCTACGCTAAAGTATGGTCACAAATGAAGAAGAAAAGTATATTGCAGAAGGTGTCAGTGTTTTTGGGGATCACCAGCTTTATCGGGGCCTTTGTCAGCCTG
Protein-coding sequences here:
- a CDS encoding gluconate 2-dehydrogenase subunit 3 family protein; its protein translation is MKKTRSRREFLSDLSKIIGTAAATSLLTPNAISVAMAYSPAPGNITQDGKVFTRAELNCLKQVCATVIPRTQTPSAADVDTHGFIDNQLYHCYGKEKQQEALATLALIEQQAIKRYSGTFVQLTPTQQFQLLTDLDSAQQAFTTAQQTQFKSLKSLICFGFYTSEAGASQELRYQAIPGGFKGSIPYKPSDKSWGSLGLGY